The Streptomyces sp. NBC_01244 genome contains a region encoding:
- a CDS encoding TIGR02611 family protein: protein MNTGSDRETNESAAESAVESAAESTTGAAADSAAGPATEEAPHVSKAPAFIKARRGLHLSWQVGVFVVGLAVIGAGIAMLVLPGPGWVAIFAGLAIWATEFAWAHLALRWTKRKVSEAAQKALDPKVRRRNIILTSVGLVIAGVLIGFYLWKYGLVLPWNREVE from the coding sequence ATGAACACGGGGAGTGACCGCGAGACCAACGAGTCCGCCGCCGAATCCGCAGTCGAGTCCGCAGCCGAATCCACCACCGGGGCCGCGGCCGATTCCGCGGCGGGGCCCGCCACCGAGGAGGCGCCGCACGTCTCCAAGGCGCCGGCCTTCATCAAGGCCCGCCGGGGCCTGCATCTGAGCTGGCAGGTCGGCGTCTTCGTCGTCGGCCTCGCCGTCATCGGCGCGGGCATCGCCATGCTGGTCCTGCCCGGGCCGGGCTGGGTGGCGATCTTCGCGGGCCTCGCGATCTGGGCCACCGAATTCGCCTGGGCCCACCTCGCCTTGCGCTGGACCAAGCGCAAGGTCAGCGAAGCCGCCCAGAAGGCCCTGGACCCGAAGGTCCGCCGGCGCAACATCATCCTGACCAGCGTCGGGCTCGTGATCGCGGGCGTCCTGATCGGCTTCTACCTGTGGAAGTACGGGCTCGTGCTGCCCTGGAACCGCGAGGTGGAGTGA
- a CDS encoding aminotransferase class IV, translated as MRIWLDGALRDADEAKVSVFDHGLTVGDGVFETLKAEGGTTFALTRHLERLTRSARGLGLPDPDLDEVRRACAAVLAANPLPLGRLRVTYTGGVSPLGSDRGEAGPTLIVALAGATRRPDTTAVVTVPWVRNERSAVVGLKTTSYAENVVALAAAHRAGASEALFANTVGRLCEGTGSNVFVVLDGQLHTPPVASGCLAGITRALVAEWCGAKETDLPFEALEQAEEVFLTSSLRDVQAVVRIDGRELGSAPGPVTAEAMRIFDARSAEDADPRS; from the coding sequence GTGAGGATCTGGCTCGACGGAGCACTGAGGGACGCCGACGAAGCGAAGGTGTCCGTGTTCGACCACGGCCTCACCGTCGGCGACGGGGTCTTCGAGACGCTCAAGGCGGAGGGCGGGACCACCTTCGCGCTCACCCGGCACCTCGAGCGGCTGACCCGCTCGGCCCGCGGCCTCGGCCTGCCGGACCCCGACCTGGACGAGGTGCGCCGCGCGTGCGCCGCCGTACTGGCGGCCAACCCGCTGCCGCTCGGCCGGCTGCGCGTCACCTACACCGGGGGCGTCTCGCCGCTCGGCTCCGACCGGGGCGAGGCCGGACCGACGCTGATCGTCGCCCTCGCGGGGGCCACCCGCCGTCCCGACACCACCGCCGTGGTCACCGTCCCCTGGGTGCGCAACGAACGCTCCGCCGTGGTGGGCCTGAAGACCACCTCGTACGCCGAGAACGTGGTGGCGCTCGCCGCCGCCCACCGGGCGGGCGCCTCCGAGGCCCTCTTCGCCAACACCGTCGGGCGGCTCTGCGAGGGCACCGGCTCCAACGTGTTCGTCGTCCTCGACGGGCAGCTGCACACCCCGCCCGTGGCCTCCGGCTGCCTCGCGGGCATCACCCGGGCCCTCGTCGCCGAATGGTGCGGGGCCAAGGAGACGGACCTGCCCTTCGAAGCCCTGGAACAGGCCGAGGAGGTCTTCCTGACCTCCTCCCTGCGCGACGTCCAGGCCGTCGTACGGATCGACGGGCGCGAGCTGGGCTCCGCCCCCGGCCCCGTCACGGCGGAGGCCATGCGGATCTTCGACGCCCGCTCCGCCGAGGACGCCGACCCCCGCTCCTGA
- a CDS encoding 3'-5' exonuclease, producing MTRWYEGPLAAFDTETTGVDVERDRIVSAALIVQECAGGRIRSTRWLVNPGIPVPPGATEVHGLTDDHLQRNGRWPAPVVEEIARALGEQQVAGRPVVVMNAPFDLTLLDRELRRHRASSLARYLDNRPLTVLDPRVLDKHLDRYRKGRRTLTDLCAHYGIELEGAHDAGADALASLELVRAVGRRFAGRLERLSPAELHTLQQVWHAAQARGLQAWFARQGTPESVDPHWPLRPELPAAA from the coding sequence ATGACACGCTGGTACGAGGGCCCGCTGGCCGCATTCGACACGGAGACGACCGGGGTGGACGTGGAACGGGACCGGATCGTGTCCGCCGCGCTCATCGTGCAGGAGTGCGCGGGCGGCCGGATCCGCTCGACGCGCTGGCTGGTCAATCCCGGCATCCCGGTACCTCCGGGGGCCACGGAAGTGCACGGTCTGACCGACGATCACCTCCAGCGCAACGGGCGGTGGCCCGCGCCGGTGGTGGAGGAGATAGCCCGCGCGCTCGGGGAGCAGCAGGTGGCGGGGAGGCCGGTGGTGGTGATGAACGCGCCGTTCGACCTGACGCTGCTGGACCGGGAGTTGCGCCGGCACCGGGCGTCCTCACTGGCCCGGTACCTGGACAACAGGCCGCTGACGGTGCTGGATCCGCGGGTGCTGGACAAGCATCTGGACCGCTACCGCAAGGGGCGCCGGACGCTGACGGATCTGTGCGCGCACTACGGGATAGAGCTGGAGGGGGCCCATGACGCGGGCGCGGACGCGCTGGCGTCGCTGGAGCTCGTACGGGCCGTGGGGCGCCGGTTCGCGGGCCGGCTGGAGCGGTTGTCGCCTGCGGAGCTGCACACGCTCCAGCAGGTGTGGCACGCGGCTCAGGCGCGGGGACTGCAGGCGTGGTTCGCGCGGCAGGGCACACCGGAGTCGGTGGATCCGCACTGGCCGCTGCGGCCGGAGCTGCCCGCGGCGGCGTGA
- a CDS encoding SsgA family sporulation/cell division regulator yields MNTTVSCELHLRLVVSSESSLPVPAGLRYDTADPYAVHATFHTGAEETVEWVFARDLLAEGLHRPTGTGDVRVWPSRSHGQGVVCIALSSPEGEALLEAPARALESFLKRTDAAVPPGTEHRHFDLDKELSHILAES; encoded by the coding sequence ATGAACACCACGGTCAGCTGCGAGCTGCACCTGCGCCTCGTTGTGTCGAGCGAGTCCTCACTGCCTGTTCCCGCGGGCCTGCGGTATGACACGGCCGATCCCTACGCCGTGCACGCCACCTTCCACACCGGCGCCGAGGAGACGGTCGAATGGGTATTCGCCCGCGACCTCCTCGCCGAGGGCCTTCACCGGCCCACCGGTACCGGCGACGTCCGTGTCTGGCCGTCCCGCAGCCACGGTCAGGGGGTCGTCTGCATCGCCCTGAGCTCACCGGAGGGAGAAGCGCTGCTCGAAGCACCCGCCCGAGCACTGGAGTCGTTCCTCAAGCGGACGGACGCCGCGGTTCCACCAGGAACCGAACACCGGCACTTCGACCTCGACAAGGAGCTCTCCCACATCCTGGCCGAATCCTGA
- a CDS encoding chorismate-binding protein — protein MHDLPPLARFGGLLATDLRDVTSDPAALDSTGFWAVTADFEGRLVCARFGDIRPDPVPAPVPGAWRGPDADEWTSSLDRAAYTAGVRRIREHIEAGEVYQANLCRVMSAPLPDPAGADVDALTALLARGNPAPYAGTIRLPAHGVEIATASPELYLRRSGRRVESGPIKGTGRTAADLLPKDHAENVMIVDLVRNDLGRVCATGSVTVPELCALEEHPGLVHLVSTVAGELADGAGWPELLAATFPPGSVTGAPKSSALRIIEALETAPRGPYCGGIGWVDADRGTAELAVGIRTFWIDRTAPGGPRLLFGTGAGITWGSDPDREWAETELKAARLLRVASGAIEAHATGAGGAIGAISEIGAVGAIDAQTDESGRTVR, from the coding sequence GTGCACGACCTGCCTCCTCTCGCCCGCTTCGGCGGCCTTCTCGCGACCGATCTCCGAGATGTCACCAGTGATCCCGCCGCCCTGGACTCCACCGGCTTCTGGGCGGTGACGGCCGATTTCGAAGGCCGTCTCGTCTGCGCGCGCTTCGGAGACATACGCCCCGACCCGGTGCCGGCCCCCGTCCCAGGGGCCTGGCGCGGCCCCGACGCGGACGAGTGGACCTCCTCCCTCGACCGGGCCGCGTACACCGCGGGCGTACGCCGCATCCGCGAGCACATCGAGGCGGGCGAGGTCTACCAGGCCAACCTCTGCCGCGTGATGTCCGCGCCGCTTCCCGATCCGGCGGGTGCCGATGTGGACGCCCTCACGGCGCTGCTCGCGCGCGGCAACCCGGCCCCCTATGCAGGAACGATTCGGCTACCGGCGCACGGCGTCGAGATCGCCACCGCGTCCCCCGAGCTCTACCTGCGCCGCAGCGGCCGCCGCGTCGAGTCGGGCCCGATCAAGGGCACCGGCCGCACCGCCGCCGATCTGCTGCCCAAGGACCACGCCGAGAACGTGATGATCGTGGACCTCGTACGCAACGACCTCGGCCGCGTCTGCGCCACCGGCTCGGTGACCGTCCCCGAACTGTGCGCGCTCGAAGAACACCCGGGCCTCGTCCACCTCGTCTCCACCGTCGCCGGGGAACTCGCCGACGGCGCCGGCTGGCCCGAGCTGCTCGCCGCCACCTTCCCGCCCGGCTCCGTCACCGGAGCCCCCAAATCCTCGGCCCTGCGGATCATCGAGGCCCTGGAGACCGCCCCGCGCGGCCCCTACTGCGGGGGCATCGGCTGGGTCGACGCGGACCGGGGCACCGCCGAGCTCGCCGTCGGCATCCGGACCTTCTGGATCGACCGCACGGCCCCCGGCGGCCCCCGGCTGCTCTTCGGAACCGGCGCCGGGATCACCTGGGGCTCCGACCCCGACCGCGAGTGGGCGGAGACCGAACTGAAGGCCGCCCGGCTGCTGCGGGTAGCGTCGGGAGCGATCGAAGCGCACGCGACCGGCGCGGGCGGGGCGATCGGCGCGATCAGCGAGATCGGCGCCGTCGGCGCGATCGATGCACAGACGGACGAAAGCGGGAGGACCGTACGGTGA
- a CDS encoding DUF4365 domain-containing protein: MALAQPEPGGVLAGRIAPRTDPRSGPLRGTLATTACMETLQVGYLHAVVAAAGCSLSQPFPDNGIDWHVSHGAPEHVVDDEVTIKVQLKATYQIPAGPAGPTFGFTLDNEHLVKLARTPVAVHKILVVMLVPRERDQWLSAGHDRLDLRHCCYWTNLAGHPVTGRRRTTVRIPTTRIFDDRALCEIMTRVGSGGTP; the protein is encoded by the coding sequence ATGGCGCTCGCGCAGCCCGAACCGGGCGGGGTGCTCGCGGGACGGATCGCTCCGCGGACCGACCCGCGGAGCGGACCGCTGCGCGGCACGCTCGCCACCACCGCCTGCATGGAGACCCTCCAGGTGGGATACCTGCACGCCGTCGTCGCCGCGGCCGGCTGCTCGCTGTCCCAGCCCTTTCCCGACAACGGCATCGACTGGCACGTCAGTCACGGCGCCCCCGAGCACGTCGTCGACGACGAGGTGACCATCAAGGTCCAGCTCAAGGCGACCTACCAGATACCGGCCGGACCGGCCGGGCCCACCTTCGGCTTCACCCTCGACAACGAGCACCTGGTGAAGCTGGCCCGCACCCCGGTCGCCGTGCACAAGATCCTCGTCGTGATGCTCGTCCCGCGGGAACGCGACCAATGGCTGAGCGCCGGACACGACCGGCTCGACCTGCGGCACTGCTGCTACTGGACCAATCTCGCCGGACACCCCGTGACCGGCCGGCGCCGGACCACCGTACGGATCCCGACCACGCGGATCTTCGACGACCGGGCGCTCTGCGAGATCATGACCCGGGTCGGGTCGGGAGGGACACCTTGA
- a CDS encoding TFIIB-type zinc ribbon-containing protein has protein sequence MQCPKCHAMMHTYNRNGVQIEQCSGCRGIFLDYGELEALTRLESQYTSQYGQVPPPAAPPAPAPAAYPQQHAAPAPAWGAPQHGGYGHGHGHRKGGLGRMLFSS, from the coding sequence ATGCAGTGTCCGAAGTGTCACGCGATGATGCACACCTACAACCGCAACGGTGTCCAGATAGAGCAGTGCAGCGGTTGCCGCGGCATCTTCCTCGACTACGGCGAGCTCGAGGCGCTGACCCGTCTGGAGTCCCAGTACACCTCCCAGTACGGCCAGGTCCCGCCCCCGGCCGCCCCGCCGGCCCCGGCGCCTGCCGCGTACCCGCAGCAGCACGCCGCGCCCGCGCCCGCCTGGGGCGCCCCGCAGCACGGCGGCTACGGTCACGGCCACGGCCACCGCAAGGGCGGCCTCGGCCGGATGCTCTTCTCCTCCTGA
- a CDS encoding SRPBCC family protein encodes MDRSSRGGRPGRGRVAPANPGGRWTRYRFRSVWDLDAAPARVYAALERPESYPLWWPQIRSVAPAGDGSSGTAFIRSALLYTLRVSAAELLRDPVRGILEVALLGDLEGWARWTVRPRSGGTRALYEQEVEVRRPLMRVLAFPGRPVFRLNHALMMRAGRRGLAAHLAARPEAV; translated from the coding sequence ATGGACCGAAGCAGCCGCGGCGGCAGGCCCGGCCGCGGCCGCGTTGCCCCCGCCAACCCCGGTGGCCGGTGGACCCGTTACCGCTTCCGCAGCGTGTGGGACCTCGACGCGGCGCCCGCCCGGGTCTACGCCGCCCTGGAACGCCCCGAGTCCTACCCCCTGTGGTGGCCCCAGATCCGCTCCGTCGCCCCCGCCGGAGACGGGAGCAGCGGCACCGCCTTCATCCGCTCCGCCCTCCTGTACACCCTGCGCGTGAGCGCGGCCGAACTCCTGCGGGACCCCGTGCGCGGGATCCTGGAGGTCGCCCTGCTCGGCGACCTGGAGGGCTGGGCGCGCTGGACCGTACGACCGCGGTCCGGCGGGACGCGGGCCCTGTACGAGCAGGAGGTCGAGGTGCGCCGCCCCCTGATGCGCGTGCTCGCGTTCCCCGGGCGGCCGGTGTTCCGGCTCAACCACGCCCTGATGATGCGGGCCGGTCGGCGTGGGCTCGCCGCACATCTCGCGGCCCGGCCGGAAGCGGTTTGA
- a CDS encoding phosphotransferase family protein, protein MAKAHAGDSDPDALAVRIRVAGDPALAGVLLPPLHTGLGLVGSRPVSLWPYGAPVAPDRPEEAPWEPAAELLAALHRTPLHHLPYPVPPMRGPAKLARALHRLDVAHPPRVRARVRASAGQGRPADPAPPAGAGPGGRQAGVRIPGCPAGDVDADAARMAGLVRVAAATLPGWARGEGAAPSGGALCHGDLHLGQLVRSPAGGWLLIDVDDLGLGTPAWDLARPAAWYAAGLLDTETWLRFLDAYRGAGGPAAGAPGSDPWPELDLAARALTVQTAALALAKAARERRRLDDMERLMVEACARIASLPPDLEPEAPS, encoded by the coding sequence GTGGCCAAGGCACACGCGGGCGACAGCGATCCCGACGCCCTGGCGGTACGCATCCGCGTGGCCGGGGACCCGGCGCTGGCCGGAGTGCTGCTGCCCCCGCTGCACACCGGGCTCGGCCTGGTCGGTTCCCGGCCCGTCTCCCTGTGGCCCTACGGTGCTCCGGTCGCTCCGGACCGCCCCGAGGAGGCCCCCTGGGAGCCGGCCGCCGAGCTCCTGGCGGCCCTCCACCGGACCCCGCTCCACCACCTTCCGTACCCGGTCCCCCCGATGCGCGGCCCGGCGAAGCTCGCCCGCGCCCTCCACCGGCTCGACGTGGCGCACCCGCCCCGGGTCCGCGCCCGCGTACGCGCGTCCGCCGGGCAGGGCCGGCCGGCGGATCCTGCTCCGCCGGCCGGTGCGGGGCCCGGGGGCCGGCAGGCCGGGGTCAGGATCCCGGGGTGCCCGGCCGGGGACGTGGACGCCGACGCCGCGCGGATGGCGGGTCTCGTCCGGGTCGCCGCGGCCACGCTCCCCGGGTGGGCCCGGGGGGAGGGGGCGGCGCCATCGGGCGGGGCGCTGTGCCACGGTGACCTGCACCTCGGGCAGCTGGTCCGGAGCCCGGCCGGGGGCTGGCTGCTGATCGACGTGGACGACCTGGGACTCGGCACGCCCGCCTGGGACCTCGCCCGGCCCGCCGCCTGGTACGCCGCCGGGCTGCTGGACACGGAGACCTGGCTGCGCTTCCTCGACGCCTACCGGGGCGCCGGCGGTCCCGCGGCCGGTGCTCCGGGCAGCGATCCCTGGCCGGAACTCGATCTCGCCGCCCGCGCGCTCACCGTGCAGACGGCCGCGCTGGCCCTCGCCAAGGCCGCCCGCGAGCGGCGCCGACTCGACGACATGGAGCGGCTGATGGTGGAGGCCTGTGCCCGAATTGCCTCCCTCCCGCCCGACTTGGAGCCGGAGGCTCCGTCGTAG
- a CDS encoding GNAT family N-acetyltransferase has translation MTTTLRPSGPLQQSTGGARSRPYEIRVNSRRVGALLLAADTPFGPTVAEIRELAVEEPDRRRGRATVAALAAEEVLRGWGCRRVRVSVPAGSAGGLRLAAALGYAEYSRNMAKELPAEPPALSEGVAGRPMTEAEFETWHAAGLEEYAQNWISRGMPAAAAHVKSANDHAAMLPLGLATPDVSFSVLEAAGVPVGTVWVAPSGGASYVYDVAVAEEHRGRGYGRDLMLLAERTALAAGHRVLALHVFSDNVPAVRLYESLGYRTTDVNYTKDLI, from the coding sequence ATGACCACCACCCTGCGGCCGAGCGGGCCGCTTCAGCAGAGCACCGGCGGGGCGCGTTCGCGCCCGTACGAGATCCGCGTCAACAGCAGGCGCGTCGGCGCCCTGCTGCTCGCCGCCGACACCCCCTTCGGGCCGACGGTCGCCGAGATCCGCGAGCTCGCCGTCGAGGAGCCCGACCGCCGGCGCGGCCGCGCCACGGTCGCCGCGCTCGCCGCCGAGGAGGTGCTGCGCGGCTGGGGCTGCCGGCGGGTCCGCGTCTCGGTCCCGGCCGGTTCGGCGGGCGGCCTGCGCCTGGCGGCCGCCCTCGGGTACGCGGAGTACAGCCGCAACATGGCCAAGGAACTCCCGGCCGAGCCGCCCGCGCTGTCCGAGGGGGTGGCCGGCCGCCCGATGACGGAGGCCGAGTTCGAGACCTGGCACGCGGCGGGACTGGAGGAGTACGCGCAGAACTGGATCAGCCGGGGCATGCCGGCCGCCGCCGCGCACGTGAAGTCGGCGAACGACCACGCGGCCATGCTGCCCCTGGGCCTGGCCACCCCCGACGTCAGCTTCTCCGTGCTGGAGGCGGCCGGCGTCCCCGTGGGCACCGTGTGGGTCGCGCCGAGCGGCGGGGCGTCCTACGTCTACGACGTCGCGGTCGCCGAGGAGCACCGCGGCCGCGGCTACGGCCGGGACCTGATGCTCCTCGCGGAACGCACCGCCCTCGCCGCCGGCCACCGGGTGCTCGCACTGCACGTCTTCAGCGACAACGTCCCGGCCGTGCGGCTCTACGAGTCCCTCGGCTACCGGACGACCGACGTCAACTACACCAAGGACCTGATCTAG
- a CDS encoding DsbA family protein: protein MTDSVILDVWCELQCPDCHSALDDVRALRARYGDRLDIRLRHFPLEKHKHAFAAAQAAEEAAEQGQGWPYVEAVLARTAELGKAGESVLVEVARELGLDAEEFDTALIDGRHILIVDADQAEGKAIGVTGTPTYVIDGERLDGGKSQDGLRERIEEIADRLLAADA from the coding sequence ATGACCGATTCCGTGATCCTCGACGTCTGGTGCGAACTCCAGTGCCCGGACTGCCACAGCGCTCTGGACGACGTGCGCGCCCTGCGGGCCCGCTACGGCGACCGGCTGGACATCCGGCTGCGCCACTTCCCGCTGGAGAAGCACAAGCACGCCTTCGCCGCCGCCCAGGCCGCGGAGGAGGCCGCCGAGCAGGGCCAGGGCTGGCCGTACGTGGAAGCCGTACTGGCTCGTACCGCGGAGCTCGGCAAGGCGGGCGAATCGGTACTCGTCGAGGTCGCGCGTGAACTGGGCCTGGACGCCGAGGAGTTCGACACCGCCCTGATCGACGGCCGGCACATCCTGATCGTGGACGCCGACCAGGCCGAGGGCAAGGCGATCGGCGTGACCGGCACCCCGACGTACGTGATCGACGGCGAGCGCCTCGACGGCGGCAAGAGCCAGGACGGCCTGCGCGAGCGCATCGAGGAGATCGCCGACCGACTGCTCGCCGCGGACGCCTAG
- a CDS encoding SCO7613 C-terminal domain-containing membrane protein — MDNPLPPAEELVLIDRELIQLDARRHFLLSRRAWLLAAQAPHAWGAPARPKASAQATEASAPSAQNVLLVLGAVLLAVAALAFTLVSWGSLGITGRSAVLAVVTAAALGAPVALLRRGLRSTAEAVAAVGLLLTVLDAYALYAVGMPEVDGTAYAAGATAVLAAGWAAYGWVPAARALRAPLPAALLTAQLPLPLAALAGGATGPELGWALLATGALDAGLALLRPGRWSSWAGAAGSVAGGAALLTGLADSVAAESAGGALGPSALLAAVAALAVVVAWRSARMPVAFAVTGALAAVAALGGLAAPELRPPWGAVGYLVVALPLLGALRVSALPEPVRRGLALAGAGVAVLEAVTALAWVARVLMGRLRALEEVWSVTTPATAAGNGPGLAPLVALLLTAGAAWWLVRVLPGRREPGVAAVALGWAALFTAPVVLDPAPGAVFAAQLAVTLAAGALALRSTEVAVAGDGSPAGAGSTGAGSTGAGRGPAGIAAGVCALAGAGNVSVAALDGRLATFGVLGLLGAACAAGAAYRAAPAWARAGAAALAVGYAALLVVALGALLERPVAWWAPPLLVVPAAVAALGPRLGPVRVPAEAAAAAAGLLAVALATGDAPVLALVLALAGVVCAAAAVRPERRSAAGWPAGALLLAATWVRLAASEVTVPEAYTLPVTAAALAVGFLRRRRDPLAGSWAAYGPGLAATLLPSTLAVWGDPHWLRPLLLGTAALGVTLAGARGRLRAPLLLGGATLAAVALHELTPYVVQVVDALPRWLPPALAGVLLLVVGATYEKRLRDARRLREAIGRLR; from the coding sequence ATGGACAACCCCCTGCCGCCGGCCGAGGAGCTCGTGCTCATCGACCGCGAACTGATCCAACTCGACGCCCGGCGCCACTTCCTGCTGAGTCGCCGCGCGTGGCTGCTGGCCGCTCAGGCACCCCACGCGTGGGGTGCGCCCGCCCGGCCGAAGGCGTCCGCGCAGGCCACGGAGGCCTCGGCCCCCAGTGCGCAGAACGTGCTGCTGGTCCTGGGCGCGGTGCTGCTCGCGGTCGCTGCGCTGGCGTTCACGCTGGTCAGCTGGGGATCCCTCGGAATCACCGGGCGCAGCGCGGTGCTCGCCGTGGTGACCGCGGCGGCGCTGGGCGCCCCGGTGGCGCTGCTGCGCCGGGGGCTGCGCTCGACCGCCGAGGCGGTGGCCGCCGTCGGCCTGCTGCTGACGGTGCTGGACGCGTACGCGCTGTACGCCGTCGGCATGCCGGAGGTGGACGGCACGGCCTACGCGGCGGGCGCGACCGCGGTACTGGCCGCGGGCTGGGCCGCGTACGGCTGGGTGCCGGCCGCGCGGGCGCTGCGGGCCCCCTTGCCCGCGGCGCTGCTGACGGCCCAGCTCCCGCTGCCGCTGGCGGCGCTGGCCGGCGGGGCGACGGGACCGGAGCTGGGCTGGGCCCTGCTGGCGACGGGGGCCCTGGACGCGGGGCTCGCGCTGCTCCGGCCGGGGCGCTGGTCCTCCTGGGCGGGGGCGGCGGGCTCGGTGGCGGGCGGGGCGGCGCTGCTGACGGGTCTGGCGGATTCGGTGGCGGCGGAGTCGGCGGGCGGGGCCCTGGGCCCGTCGGCGCTGCTGGCGGCGGTCGCCGCACTGGCGGTGGTGGTGGCCTGGCGCAGCGCCCGGATGCCGGTGGCGTTCGCCGTGACGGGCGCCCTCGCGGCGGTGGCCGCCCTGGGAGGTCTGGCGGCGCCGGAGCTGCGCCCGCCCTGGGGTGCGGTCGGATACCTGGTGGTGGCCCTCCCCCTGCTGGGGGCGCTACGGGTCTCCGCGCTCCCGGAGCCGGTCCGGCGCGGCCTCGCCCTGGCCGGTGCGGGGGTGGCCGTCCTGGAGGCGGTCACCGCCTTGGCCTGGGTGGCGAGGGTGCTGATGGGCCGGCTGCGGGCGTTGGAAGAGGTCTGGTCGGTGACGACTCCCGCCACGGCGGCCGGGAACGGCCCCGGGCTCGCTCCGCTGGTGGCGCTGCTGCTGACGGCCGGGGCCGCGTGGTGGCTGGTCCGGGTGCTCCCGGGGCGCCGGGAACCGGGGGTCGCCGCGGTGGCCCTGGGCTGGGCGGCGCTGTTCACGGCGCCCGTCGTGCTGGACCCGGCTCCGGGCGCGGTCTTCGCGGCCCAGCTCGCGGTGACGCTGGCGGCGGGAGCGCTCGCGCTGCGGTCCACGGAGGTGGCGGTCGCCGGCGACGGCAGCCCCGCGGGCGCCGGGTCCACGGGCGCCGGGTCCACGGGCGCCGGTCGCGGACCGGCGGGGATCGCCGCTGGGGTGTGTGCGCTGGCGGGGGCCGGGAACGTGTCCGTGGCGGCCCTGGACGGCCGACTGGCCACCTTCGGGGTGCTCGGCCTGCTGGGGGCCGCCTGCGCCGCGGGGGCGGCGTACCGGGCCGCTCCGGCGTGGGCCCGCGCGGGGGCGGCGGCGCTCGCCGTCGGGTACGCGGCGCTGCTCGTGGTGGCGCTGGGCGCACTGCTGGAGCGGCCGGTGGCCTGGTGGGCCCCGCCGCTGCTGGTGGTCCCGGCCGCGGTGGCGGCGCTCGGGCCGCGGCTGGGCCCCGTACGGGTCCCGGCGGAAGCCGCGGCGGCCGCGGCGGGCCTCCTCGCGGTGGCCCTGGCCACCGGGGACGCTCCGGTGCTCGCGCTGGTCCTGGCGCTGGCCGGGGTGGTGTGCGCGGCGGCGGCGGTACGGCCCGAGCGCCGGTCGGCGGCGGGCTGGCCGGCCGGGGCGCTGCTCCTCGCGGCGACCTGGGTACGGCTCGCGGCTTCGGAGGTGACGGTGCCCGAGGCGTACACCCTGCCGGTGACGGCGGCGGCGCTGGCCGTGGGGTTCCTGCGGCGGCGCCGTGATCCGCTGGCCGGGTCCTGGGCGGCGTACGGACCGGGTCTGGCGGCGACCCTGCTGCCGAGCACCCTCGCGGTGTGGGGCGATCCGCACTGGCTGCGGCCGCTGCTGCTGGGGACGGCCGCGCTCGGGGTGACCCTGGCCGGTGCCCGCGGCCGGCTCCGGGCCCCGCTGCTGCTGGGCGGGGCGACGCTGGCGGCGGTGGCCCTGCACGAGCTGACCCCGTACGTCGTCCAGGTGGTGGACGCGCTGCCGCGCTGGCTGCCGCCGGCCCTGGCGGGGGTGCTGCTGCTGGTGGTGGGGGCCACCTACGAGAAGCGGCTGCGCGACGCCCGCCGGCTGCGGGAGGCCATCGGCCGGCTGAGGTAG
- a CDS encoding CGNR zinc finger domain-containing protein, which produces MQIPHDTRRALDVVVALVNTSAETEQPDALADVNALRAFVHEYAISDVGELSARDLAGVRTVRGKFAQVFAAPNSRIASVLINELVATAGTTPQLTNHDGYDWHVHYFAPGASVGDHLAADGGMALAFIVVSGEQERLRRCEAPDCRRAFVDLSRNRSRRYCDSRTCGNRLHVAAYRARRKSELGTEPGSEQEEIVHGGEEQQAADHT; this is translated from the coding sequence GTGCAGATCCCCCACGACACCCGTCGCGCGCTCGACGTCGTCGTCGCGCTGGTGAACACCTCTGCCGAGACGGAGCAGCCCGACGCGCTGGCGGACGTGAACGCGCTGCGCGCTTTCGTCCACGAGTACGCGATCAGCGACGTCGGCGAGCTCAGCGCCCGCGACCTCGCCGGCGTGCGCACGGTGCGCGGCAAATTCGCCCAGGTCTTCGCGGCGCCGAACTCCCGCATCGCCTCCGTGCTGATCAACGAGCTGGTCGCGACGGCCGGCACCACCCCGCAGCTGACCAACCACGACGGCTATGACTGGCACGTGCACTACTTCGCCCCGGGCGCCTCGGTGGGCGACCACCTGGCGGCCGACGGCGGCATGGCGCTGGCCTTCATCGTGGTCTCGGGCGAGCAGGAGCGGCTGCGCCGCTGCGAGGCCCCGGACTGCCGGCGGGCCTTCGTCGACCTCTCCCGCAACCGCTCCCGGCGCTACTGCGACAGCCGTACCTGCGGGAACCGGCTGCACGTGGCGGCGTACCGGGCCCGGCGCAAATCGGAGCTGGGCACGGAGCCGGGCTCAGAGCAGGAAGAGATCGTGCACGGCGGCGAGGAGCAGCAAGCCGCCGATCACACCTAG